In the genome of Oryzias melastigma strain HK-1 linkage group LG4, ASM292280v2, whole genome shotgun sequence, the window ACTCGAGTCTGGTCCAGGACTGAGTCCCTCAGAGACAGAACCAGGAGCTGATGACGGTAAACCATGAGCGTCAGACTCACCCATGGTGACGGTCCCGTTAGTGGCTCTCTGCACAGCCGCCAGAGCCGAGTCCGGCTGAACCGCCACCATGTGATAGGCTGATCCCACCAGAcctgaaacacaacaaacacactgtCAGTGGGGGGAACTGCATGAGGGTGAGAAGGTACAACCCGGACACGGTTGAGACACCGAAAATTATGGTCAAGTCACACCTGAGTCACAGCTGTGTCTGTCAAGGTTACAGCCAAGTTACACTCAATTCACTTCAAGTCAGAGTGATGACTGTTCTACTAAAGTTACCAAACCAGGTCACGGTTAAGTCAGACTCAAATCATAGTCTACTTGTAGCTGAGTTGTGGGTCATGGCTGTATAAGTCAAGGTTTTAGCCAGGTCAAAACTGAGTCTCGCTTGAGTCACAGTCTAGTCAGAGCCAGGTCATGGATGAGTCTGAATCTAGTCACAGTTGAGTAACAGTAGGATCACAACTAGGTCATATTTGAGTCACAACTGGATCATAGTCGAGTCACAGCAGAGTCACAGTCGAGTCACAACTGGATCACAGTCGAGTCACAGGAATCAAGGAGTGTTCAATGTTAGTGGGGTGTGCACGCTTGCATGACTACAAAAACCTAAACTGATAAATCAAAACAAGCCTGCCCCTCACAGGAAAGATGTGGAGagtccaaaaatgtgtattaaagagaaaaagaaacgtTATTGAGACAaccaaaagacaaacaaaacgTCTCAGTGAAGCTCAAACAGGTAAAACCATAGCTAACAGATCACAGTTCAGTCCTTTACACGACAGAGGAAGCCAGCCGGCCTTTTCCTGTAGCAATCTCCGAGGACACATTTGAAATCAGTTTGTTGGTGgtgtgtgtgcgtctgtgtgttGGTGGGGTTGTTGTGACTCTGCTTCCTTGAACTAAACCCCTTTTCATTTGGGAGATTCTCAATCAACCCCCACACCCCTGGAGAAGTAAggaaatcttcttttttcattggTTATTGAAAATGTTCTGTCCCACAGTTCATGTTGTCTCATGATGTGATGTATCTGCAGACAAACTTGGCTTCAAACCAGGAGACCAAACTCAGGAAGGTCTAACTGACTCACAGAGCTTCAGAGCTTCAAGATCCTGGTGACCAGAACCACACAGGAGGAGGGCATCTGAATGAAATGAGCCAGTTTGTCTGTCTTTGGTGGTTCACTTGCACGCGCTGGTTCCACAGCAACCAACTCCTCTGCTCACGCGCACAATGCTCATTATTCACATCAGAGCAAATCAAATCTGATTGAGGTCGCTGAAATCCCTGATCTTATACCATCCCTCTATTTACcttagctttagcattagctgtAACCAGCCAGGCTGCTCCAGAACTAGGACAGACCGAGCCGAACCTTTTAGCTCAACCTTACCCAGAGCAGTGCCAAGTTTGGTGGTGATCCATGTCTTCTGGACACAGTCCGAACCCTCAGGAATGTCCCAGTACCCCATCTGGATCCGAACAAGGTCAACAACGGCCTGACTGCGGGCTTCTTCTGCTGGTTCAGGCAGGCCCGCGGCGCTAGCGCCCCCTGCCGGACTGGAAGAGATACGTCTGACGTGGAAatagtttaaatgtattttttcatgtttgaaacaaaaacatctgaacaTAGATATattaaaagttagaaaaaaaataggaaaaataaattaataatttaattatattgaaAAGTAATGAATAACTAACTTTGATGttattggaaaaacatttttcaaatgtacattttttttattgaagtagTTTAAACAGGCAAATTTTGATTAAGAGAATTATAGTAGTTTACTTAGTTTTCtaacaaatgttttataaaatagttaatcttaAATATTCAAAGTATAGAACAAATATTTAAccattttggacatttttataaaaagtcaagaagttgttttttttcagtgtctAAGGCAGTTTGGATGTCCCTACTTCATGTACGTTTATGGTCAGAAATTGTGTtccatttaataaataattattttatactgTTTTATGTGTAAAACGGCAGTTTCGGGTCTTCCTCACAGTAGTCAACCTGTACAATCAGAATTAAATCTTAATGGTTCCATTCTAATTTCTCCATATCCAGCCTTGGATTGTCCTAAATAATCCAGGccttaatgtaaatatttaccCCACCTACAGCAGGTGGCATTGTGCCTCTTTGTCCTTGGTTTTCATTGGGTTTTCCATCCGCCAATAAATGACAGAAGTGTTAGTGCATAGAAAAAAGGCCCATGTAGCAAAACGTGTAttttataattacatttatcCCCAAACATTAGAACAAAGTATTGTTTATAGTTTGATTATGTTGTGTATTTTAGCAGGAAACGTTTTTAATCCAGGGTGGCTAGCATCATAGTCCATGTTCTGGACCACCTCTGTGAGGCTGTCCTCAACCTGGTTTCACTTCACCGTGTTCAAGCACATAAAATGATTCTAGGATTCAGAGTCCTCTGCTGTGAATGGACCCTCATGTAATATTGTCTTAAAGGCTGAAAAACCTTGTGGAACTGCTAGGCAGGGAGAAGTAGAATATCCACTTCTGTCAGCAAACCAGGAGGCTAGGGGGCGGAGCCTATCATCAACCCCCAGAAGGTGATCAGAGATCAGATCCTGCTTAAATCATTGATGAACAGTTTCGATCACAACTGTCCCTGAGGAAgaggaacattttttacaatgaGAATATCCATGTTTGAATGGTTGCTACGGTAACTCTTTAGGTTTTTGATGATGATGTTTTCAGTGTAAAGAAATCGGGAGACATCAGCTCAGGATATCCACTTTACTCACTTGTCTCCATCCCATCTTTCACACATAGgcatccacacacacatacagaaaATCCTTAACCgattagattaaattagaaAACTTGCAGTAGAGGAAAATGAACATTAGGCTCCTCCCCTTCCTCCCAcggctttagaaaaaaaaagtctattggTTCATCAGCAAACTCCTACAACTCGTCCTTCTTCTTAATGTCCTCATCGTCTTCTGCTCCAGCATCCATGTCTTCCTCCTCAtcgtttattttttcttcctcgCCCTCTTCCTCAATGTCATCCTCGTCGTCCTTTTGggtcttctcctcttcctcccgaAGTTTCCTCTCTATGTCCTCCTGCTCGTCCCTCATCTTCTTCTCTGGACCCTGGAAAAGATGCAGAGCTTTAGCAATGTGATAAGGACGAGAAGATGAGATCATGTTCAACCTGTGGACTTGTTCCTCAACTCAGGTTAGGATCTCAGAATAGGATCCAAATCTGTCCCCGTTGAACTCTCTgtcctctgattggctggtgCTAGGAAGACTCACCTTGGTGACTTCCCAGGTTTCCTTGGCGACCTCCTCTGCCTCTTTGACGTCATCGGTGATGAGGAAGTTATCAAAGATTGTTCCAGACTTTACCTGGAAGCAGACGCACCCTCATTTAGGTGAGAGGGGCCACATCCCCAGCTGACCCAACCCCCCCAGTGGAAAACATTTACCTGCCAAAGGTCCAGGCCCAGGACGCTGATGTCGTCAAAGCGGTACATGTTGGTGTCGGGAGCGTACTCGGGGTTGTCCACCTCGGGGTGCACCCACGCTCCCTTGTAGTCGGGGTTACTGATCTGTTTGGGTTTCCAATCACCCTGCAGGGAGACGCGTCCGGTCATAAGCGACGGGATATCTCAGCCACCGTGAGCAGTCACCTGACCTCCAGCCTTACCTTGAACTCCGGGTTGGTGATCATGGGGGGTTCCCACTCACCGTCCATGTCCTCATCCCAGTCGTCGGGCTTCTTGGCGTCGGGATCAGGGATGGTCTCGGGCTGGTCCCAGTCCTGGAAGTCAGCATGACATCCGTAAGTTAACCCGACCGGGTTGGTGTGACCCGGTTCTACAAAGTGGGAGAAGATGACAGAGAGCTAACGTGCCTCAGGTTTGGTATCACTGGGGTCGTCGATGGTCGCCCGGTCGTCCCAGTCGCTGGGCTTCTTGGCATCAGGATCCTTGATCTTTTTGGGGGGCAGCATGTCCCAGTCGTCCTCCAGAGAGCCGGACTCCACCTTCTCGTTGTCAATCCTCACCTCATAGGTCTGGTCTGGGTTCAGGATCAGCGTGTATAAGTGGGTCAGCTCGT includes:
- the LOC112136810 gene encoding calreticulin (The sequence of the model RefSeq protein was modified relative to this genomic sequence to represent the inferred CDS: added 121 bases not found in genome assembly), which translates into the protein MRMRSSRINDNKVTCDLLVTPREGIKSRGTKSSVPTSSRSCLTSLSPWCARIGSARFLDLSCSRMKFCSALLALLASVAVEATIYFREQFTDGDGWKTRWLESKHKSDYGQWKLSSGKFYGDAEADKGLQTSQDARFYALSARFPPFSNEGKTLVVQFTVKHEQKIDCGGGYVKIFPSDLDQSEMHGDSKYYLMFGPDICGYSTKKVHVIFNYKGQNHLIKKDIKCKDDELTHLYTLILNPDQTYEVRIDNEKVESGSLEDDWDMLPPKKIKDPDAKKPSDWDDRATIDDPSDTKPEDWDQPETIPDPDAKKPDDWDEDMDGEWEPPMITNPEFKGDWKPKQISNPDYKGAWVHPEVDNPEYAPDTNMYRFDDISVLGLDLWQVKSGTIFDNFLITDDVKEAEEVAKETWEVTKGPEKKMRDEQEDIERKLREEEEKTQKDDEDDIEEEGEEEKINDEEEDMDAGAEDDEDIKKKDEL